From one Burkholderia latens genomic stretch:
- a CDS encoding PaaI family thioesterase — protein sequence MTDITDHARGALRAQPFSMLLGTKLMHIGDNEVSLCLPVRDELRQQHGFVHGGVIGYLADNALTFAGALVLGPRVITAEYKINYLRPAVNGTLVARAKVVYVGRHQATCQCHVFVIDGDHERLVAIAQGTINRVGDGKMPDAPEEKA from the coding sequence ATGACGGATATCACGGACCACGCGCGCGGCGCATTGCGCGCGCAACCGTTCAGCATGTTGCTGGGCACGAAGCTGATGCATATCGGCGACAACGAGGTGTCGCTGTGCCTGCCTGTGCGGGACGAACTGCGGCAGCAGCACGGCTTCGTGCACGGCGGTGTGATCGGCTATCTCGCCGACAACGCGCTGACGTTCGCCGGCGCGCTCGTGCTCGGCCCGCGCGTGATCACCGCCGAATACAAGATCAACTATCTGCGGCCGGCCGTGAACGGCACGCTGGTCGCGCGCGCGAAGGTCGTGTACGTGGGGCGGCACCAGGCGACCTGCCAGTGTCATGTGTTCGTCATCGACGGCGATCACGAGCGGCTCGTCGCGATCGCGCAAGGCACGATCAATCGTGTCGGCGACGGGAAGATGCCGGATGCGCCGGAGGAAAAGGCTTGA
- a CDS encoding flagellar hook-length control protein FliK — translation MFEPAARAAAVARDDTLADAQPAAATPDTEDAGRQASLDGFGTPGATAMRDGDVAVPTGSESAPAAGHGAAREAVVVRTFDADATKVTDLQQPTGAGAMGEPASGDAQAKAGGMPETVGDAETAAGLATASAIAVAGAARDARPAKPGSDAEAGGAPAKQDQAARTPCEASKARRAASGGKRRVAHGAREAAASGGTARVDAVAANAEPASVSASATTDYAAQSTEREASVEPAARVDLTAAAITTTAGHPTHTAAPTPPTAQPVTSAASFVTKPSSDRAQPAGPGSAALDPDTDLRPLADRLATLQTDTAGIKQAADREMRRVNRLLLALAVVVFAGLVALVLQTRQIAQLKQELDSRQLRIDRLAADLSTQQATLMTLAEHHEALLSQVDRLQRNANREAAVAKRARRAR, via the coding sequence GTGTTCGAGCCCGCTGCACGGGCGGCGGCCGTTGCGCGCGACGATACGTTGGCGGACGCGCAGCCGGCCGCGGCCACGCCGGATACCGAGGACGCCGGCCGGCAGGCGTCGCTCGACGGATTCGGTACGCCCGGCGCAACCGCGATGCGCGATGGCGACGTTGCCGTGCCGACGGGATCGGAATCGGCGCCGGCGGCGGGACATGGCGCTGCGCGTGAAGCGGTTGTCGTGCGCACGTTCGATGCGGATGCAACGAAGGTGACCGACCTGCAGCAGCCCACCGGTGCCGGTGCGATGGGCGAGCCGGCGTCCGGCGATGCGCAAGCGAAGGCTGGCGGGATGCCGGAAACTGTCGGCGATGCCGAAACGGCTGCCGGGTTGGCGACGGCGAGTGCGATTGCGGTTGCCGGTGCAGCCCGTGACGCTCGGCCCGCGAAACCCGGTAGCGACGCGGAAGCGGGCGGTGCGCCGGCCAAACAGGATCAAGCAGCGCGCACGCCATGCGAGGCCAGCAAGGCACGCCGCGCGGCGTCGGGCGGCAAGCGGCGCGTGGCGCACGGTGCTCGCGAAGCGGCGGCAAGCGGTGGCACGGCGCGAGTCGACGCGGTCGCCGCGAACGCCGAGCCGGCTTCGGTCTCGGCTTCAGCGACGACCGACTACGCTGCGCAATCCACTGAACGCGAGGCCTCGGTTGAGCCGGCTGCGCGGGTCGATCTCACCGCCGCCGCGATTACGACCACCGCAGGCCACCCCACGCACACCGCCGCGCCGACGCCGCCGACCGCGCAGCCGGTGACGTCCGCGGCGTCGTTCGTGACGAAGCCGTCGTCCGATCGCGCGCAACCGGCGGGGCCCGGTTCGGCGGCACTCGATCCCGACACCGATCTGCGTCCGCTGGCCGATCGGCTCGCGACGCTGCAGACGGACACGGCCGGCATCAAGCAGGCGGCCGATCGCGAGATGCGTCGCGTCAATCGGTTGCTGCTGGCGCTGGCGGTCGTCGTGTTCGCGGGGCTCGTCGCGCTGGTGCTGCAGACCCGGCAAATCGCGCAGCTGAAACAGGAACTGGATAGTCGGCAACTGCGAATCGATCGATTGGCAGCCGATCTGTCGACGCAGCAGGCGACCCTGATGACGCTTGCCGAACACCACGAGGCGCTGCTGTCGCAGGTCGACCGGCTTCAGCGCAATGCGAATCGCGAGGCGGCGGTTGCGAAGCGCGCGCGCCGCGCTCGCTAA
- a CDS encoding GNAT family N-acetyltransferase — protein MLQMRPMTASEFHAYRTRAIDGYARDLVSSGQNAIDDAAVRARACFDTLLPDGLLSAGQTLVELIDTATGDTVGDLWYAIVAEGPNRTLFIYDLDIAPSRRRQGWATRALDALEADARRRGVTEIGLSVFNHNTAARALYRACGFVPITTTLIKPVVHG, from the coding sequence ATGCTGCAGATGCGGCCGATGACGGCCAGCGAATTCCATGCATATCGCACGCGCGCCATCGACGGCTACGCGCGCGATCTCGTGTCATCCGGGCAGAACGCGATAGACGATGCGGCCGTTCGCGCCCGCGCATGCTTCGATACGCTGCTGCCCGACGGCCTGCTCAGCGCCGGCCAGACGCTCGTCGAACTGATCGACACCGCCACCGGCGATACGGTCGGTGACCTCTGGTACGCGATCGTGGCCGAAGGGCCGAACCGCACGCTGTTCATCTACGACCTCGACATCGCCCCGTCCCGGCGCCGCCAGGGCTGGGCCACCCGTGCGCTCGATGCGCTCGAGGCCGACGCGCGCCGTCGTGGCGTCACGGAGATCGGGCTGTCGGTGTTCAATCACAACACGGCTGCGCGCGCGCTCTATCGTGCGTGCGGGTTCGTCCCGATCACGACGACGCTGATCAAGCCCGTCGTTCACGGCTAG
- the acnD gene encoding Fe/S-dependent 2-methylisocitrate dehydratase AcnD yields the protein MNTAYRKPLPGTSLDYFDARAAVEAIAPGAYDTLPYTSRVLAENIVRRCDPAILADSLKQIIERKRERDFPWFPARVVCHDILGQTALVDLAGLRDAIAERGGDPAKVNPVVPVQLIVDHSLAVECGGFDPDAFAKNRAIEDRRNEDRFHFIEWTKQSFENVDVIPPGNGIMHQINLEKMSPVIQAQDGVAYPDTCVGTDSHTPHVDALGVIAIGVGGLEAENVMLGRASWMRLPDIVGVELTGKRQPGITATDIVLALTEFLRKEKVVGAYLEFRGEGAASLTLGDRATISNMAPEYGATAAMFFIDGQTIDYLRLTGRSDEQLKLVEAYAKTAGLWADTLTHAQYERTLTFDLSSVVRNMAGPSNPHKRLPTSDLAARGIAGQWEEKPGEMPDGAVIIAAITSCTNTSNPRNVIAAALLARNANAKGLTRKPWVKSSLAPGSKAVELYLREANLLPELEKLGFGIVAFACTTCNGMSGALDPKIQQEIVERDLYATAVLSGNRNFDGRIHPYAKQAFLASPPLVVAYAIAGTIRFDIEKDVLGHDQDGTPVTLKDIWPTDEEIDAIVASSVKPEQFRKVYEPMFARPAGALERAAPLYDWRPQSTYIRRPPYWEGALAGARTLKGMRPLAVLGDNITTDHLSPSNAILASSAAGEYLAKMGLPEEDFNSYATHRGDHLTAQRATFANPTLVNEMAVVDGAVKKGSLARVEPDGKVMRMWEAIETYMNRKQPLIVIAGADYGQGSSRDWAAKGVRLAGVEAIVAEGFERIHRTNLIGMGVLPLEFKPGTNRTTLGIDGTETFDVIGERTPRADLTLVIHRKNGERVEVPVTCRLDTAEEVSIYEAGGVLQRFAQDFLESSQAA from the coding sequence ATGAATACCGCCTACCGCAAACCCCTGCCCGGCACGTCGCTGGACTACTTCGACGCGCGCGCCGCGGTCGAAGCGATCGCACCCGGCGCGTACGACACGCTGCCGTACACGTCGCGCGTGCTCGCCGAAAATATCGTGCGGCGCTGCGATCCGGCGATCCTCGCCGATTCGCTGAAGCAGATCATCGAGCGCAAGCGCGAACGCGACTTCCCGTGGTTTCCGGCGCGCGTGGTGTGCCACGACATCCTCGGCCAGACGGCGCTCGTCGATCTCGCGGGCCTGCGCGACGCGATCGCCGAGCGCGGTGGCGACCCGGCGAAGGTCAACCCGGTCGTGCCCGTGCAGCTGATCGTCGATCACTCGCTCGCCGTCGAATGCGGCGGCTTCGATCCGGACGCGTTCGCGAAGAACCGCGCGATCGAAGATCGCCGCAACGAGGATCGTTTTCATTTCATCGAATGGACGAAGCAGTCGTTCGAGAACGTCGACGTGATCCCGCCGGGCAACGGCATCATGCACCAGATCAATCTGGAGAAGATGTCGCCGGTGATCCAGGCGCAGGACGGCGTCGCGTATCCGGATACCTGCGTCGGCACCGACAGTCACACGCCGCACGTCGATGCGCTCGGCGTGATCGCGATCGGCGTCGGCGGGCTCGAGGCGGAGAACGTGATGCTCGGGCGCGCGTCGTGGATGCGGCTGCCCGACATCGTCGGCGTCGAGCTGACCGGCAAGCGCCAGCCCGGCATCACCGCGACCGACATCGTGCTGGCGCTGACGGAGTTCCTGCGCAAGGAGAAGGTTGTCGGCGCGTATCTTGAATTCCGCGGCGAAGGGGCCGCGAGCCTGACGCTCGGCGACCGCGCGACGATTTCGAACATGGCGCCCGAGTATGGCGCGACGGCCGCGATGTTCTTCATCGACGGCCAGACGATCGACTACCTGCGTCTCACCGGCCGCAGCGACGAGCAGCTGAAGCTGGTCGAAGCGTATGCGAAGACGGCTGGCCTGTGGGCCGACACGCTGACGCACGCGCAGTACGAACGCACGCTGACGTTCGATCTGTCGAGCGTGGTGCGGAACATGGCGGGCCCGTCGAACCCGCACAAGCGGCTGCCGACGTCCGATCTCGCGGCACGCGGGATCGCCGGCCAGTGGGAGGAGAAGCCGGGCGAGATGCCCGATGGCGCGGTGATCATCGCCGCGATCACGAGCTGCACGAATACCAGCAACCCGCGCAACGTGATCGCGGCTGCATTGCTTGCGCGCAACGCGAACGCGAAGGGCCTCACGCGCAAGCCGTGGGTCAAGAGCTCGCTCGCGCCGGGCTCGAAGGCGGTCGAACTGTATCTGCGGGAAGCGAACCTGCTGCCGGAGCTGGAGAAGCTCGGCTTCGGCATCGTCGCGTTCGCGTGCACGACCTGCAACGGAATGTCGGGCGCGCTCGATCCGAAGATCCAGCAGGAGATCGTCGAGCGCGATCTGTACGCGACCGCCGTGCTGTCGGGCAACCGCAACTTCGACGGCCGCATCCATCCGTATGCGAAGCAGGCGTTCCTCGCGTCGCCGCCGCTCGTCGTCGCGTATGCGATCGCCGGCACGATCCGCTTCGACATCGAGAAGGACGTCCTCGGCCACGACCAGGACGGCACGCCCGTCACGCTGAAGGACATCTGGCCGACCGACGAGGAGATCGACGCGATCGTCGCGTCGAGCGTGAAGCCGGAACAGTTCCGCAAGGTCTACGAACCGATGTTCGCGCGCCCGGCCGGTGCGCTCGAGCGCGCGGCGCCGCTGTATGACTGGCGCCCGCAGAGCACGTACATCCGCCGTCCGCCGTACTGGGAAGGCGCGTTGGCCGGCGCGCGCACGCTGAAGGGCATGCGCCCGCTCGCGGTGCTCGGCGACAACATCACGACCGACCATCTGTCGCCGTCGAACGCGATTCTCGCGAGCAGCGCGGCCGGCGAGTACCTCGCGAAAATGGGGCTGCCTGAGGAAGACTTCAACTCGTACGCGACGCACCGGGGCGACCACCTGACCGCGCAGCGCGCGACCTTCGCGAACCCGACGCTCGTGAACGAGATGGCCGTCGTCGACGGCGCGGTGAAGAAGGGCTCGCTCGCTCGCGTCGAGCCGGACGGCAAGGTCATGCGGATGTGGGAAGCGATCGAGACGTACATGAATCGCAAGCAGCCGCTGATCGTGATCGCCGGCGCGGACTACGGTCAGGGCTCGTCGCGCGACTGGGCCGCGAAGGGCGTGCGGCTCGCGGGCGTCGAGGCGATCGTCGCCGAAGGGTTCGAGCGGATCCATCGGACGAACCTGATCGGTATGGGGGTGCTGCCGCTCGAGTTCAAGCCGGGCACGAACCGGACGACGCTCGGCATCGACGGTACCGAGACCTTCGACGTGATCGGCGAGCGTACGCCGCGCGCCGATCTCACGCTCGTGATTCATCGCAAGAACGGCGAACGCGTGGAAGTGCCGGTGACGTGCCGGCTCGATACGGCCGAGGAAGTGTCGATTTACGAAGCGGGCGGCGTGCTGCAGCGTTTCGCGCAGGACTTCCTCGAATCGTCGCAGGCGGCTTGA
- a CDS encoding methyl-accepting chemotaxis protein: MFGKIKLASGLLGVLTVFCLFLFAIEALGFWALASTRSGVDDLSNVAIAQVDAASQATERLLDARVNLSRAGTRMVRGGPKPDDIIRHASASLAEADKAFASLTAAHAVDETNRARVAALTERYRALRGALGELVQFLDAGNIQAFLDQPTQGFQDAYIAELHRFADYGGASSRAALDTIDGGIQWFKWVGIVLLVAMLAASAAIYAAARRAVVAPLDEAGRHFERIAQGRLDEAVRAGGVFEIDRMLRGLAAMQASIADTVRTVRQASDAIHLGAGEIAGGNADLSARTGTQAASLEETAASMEELTATVRQNTDSARAASALADAALDATRHGGGVVDSVIDRMRGIAQSSGRIAEIISVIDGIAFQTNILALNAAVEAARAGEQGRGFAVVAGEVRSLAQRSAQSAKEIKALIEESVAQIDGGSELVERAGDAMRTVSESITRVVQTMSEITAASVEQSVGIEQVNQAVTQMDQLTQQNAALVEEVAAAAASLNEQTAHLMQAVSVFELGDARTARDARDARASSFADAGAGYEAAGSAA; the protein is encoded by the coding sequence ATGTTCGGAAAAATCAAGCTCGCGTCGGGTCTGCTCGGCGTGTTGACCGTGTTTTGCCTGTTTCTGTTCGCGATCGAGGCGCTCGGCTTCTGGGCACTCGCGTCGACGCGCAGCGGCGTCGACGATCTGTCGAACGTCGCGATCGCGCAGGTCGACGCGGCGAGCCAGGCCACCGAGCGCCTGCTCGACGCGCGCGTGAACCTGTCGCGCGCCGGCACGCGCATGGTGCGCGGCGGCCCGAAGCCCGACGACATCATCCGCCACGCCAGCGCATCGCTCGCCGAAGCGGACAAGGCGTTCGCTTCGCTGACGGCCGCGCACGCCGTCGACGAAACCAACCGCGCGCGCGTCGCCGCGCTCACCGAGCGCTATCGCGCACTGCGCGGCGCGCTCGGCGAACTCGTGCAGTTCCTCGACGCCGGCAACATCCAGGCATTCCTCGACCAGCCGACGCAGGGTTTCCAGGACGCGTACATCGCCGAACTGCACCGTTTTGCCGACTACGGCGGCGCATCGAGCCGCGCCGCGCTCGACACGATCGACGGCGGGATCCAGTGGTTCAAGTGGGTCGGCATCGTGCTGCTGGTGGCGATGCTCGCGGCGAGCGCGGCCATTTACGCGGCCGCGCGGCGCGCGGTGGTCGCGCCGCTCGACGAAGCCGGCCGCCACTTCGAGCGGATCGCGCAAGGTCGGCTCGACGAAGCCGTGCGAGCAGGCGGCGTGTTCGAAATCGACCGGATGCTGCGCGGCCTCGCCGCGATGCAGGCGAGCATCGCCGACACCGTGCGAACCGTGCGTCAGGCGTCCGACGCGATCCACCTCGGTGCGGGCGAGATCGCCGGCGGCAACGCGGACCTGTCCGCGCGTACCGGCACGCAGGCCGCGTCGCTCGAGGAAACGGCCGCGAGCATGGAAGAGCTGACGGCGACCGTCCGCCAGAACACCGACAGCGCGCGCGCAGCCAGCGCGCTGGCCGACGCGGCGCTCGACGCGACGCGTCACGGCGGCGGCGTGGTGGACAGCGTGATCGACCGGATGCGCGGGATCGCGCAGAGCTCCGGGCGAATCGCCGAGATCATCTCGGTGATCGACGGTATCGCGTTCCAGACCAACATCCTCGCGCTGAACGCAGCGGTGGAAGCTGCGCGGGCCGGCGAGCAAGGCCGCGGCTTCGCGGTGGTTGCCGGCGAAGTGCGCTCGCTCGCGCAGCGCAGCGCGCAGTCGGCGAAGGAAATCAAGGCCCTGATCGAGGAATCGGTCGCGCAGATCGACGGCGGCTCGGAACTCGTCGAGCGCGCCGGCGATGCGATGCGGACCGTATCGGAATCGATCACGCGCGTCGTGCAGACGATGTCGGAGATCACGGCGGCGTCGGTCGAGCAGAGCGTCGGCATCGAGCAGGTGAACCAGGCCGTTACGCAGATGGATCAGCTGACACAGCAGAACGCGGCGCTGGTGGAGGAAGTCGCGGCGGCGGCCGCGTCGCTGAACGAGCAGACCGCGCACCTGATGCAGGCGGTGTCGGTGTTCGAACTGGGCGACGCACGCACGGCGCGCGATGCGCGCGATGCGCGTGCGTCGTCGTTTGCCGACGCCGGCGCGGGTTACGAGGCGGCGGGCAGCGCGGCGTAG
- a CDS encoding AGE family epimerase/isomerase, with protein sequence MSVSDSASAQAAQLRDHFAHVILPIWQGSGFDHTLRLPFEAVDPATHAPLPVSRYRAMACARQLFVFAQAGHTAHAATLFDSLCSRFRDPVHGGWFYSVDAHGAPLDTTKDLYTHAFVVFACAAWHAASGDAAARTVAEDTAVLIQDRFAPQRGDALLDAARHADFSSSGSGALQNPLMHLTEAWLAAADAFGDAAFDDALARTAQAVEHTFVDPATGCVAELPLGAAGNRFEPGHQFEWFYLVDAAGARLAQTGLPHALARAFAFAERHGIDSQTGAVCAALDAQGACIDTTQRIWAQTEYLRALATHGGTPASAPLARQIERFAARFLHPRGWFECKAADGQVSRADMPSTTPYHLATAYAALPAAS encoded by the coding sequence ATGTCCGTTTCCGACTCCGCTTCCGCCCAGGCCGCCCAGTTGCGCGACCATTTTGCGCACGTCATCTTGCCGATCTGGCAAGGTTCAGGGTTCGACCACACGCTGCGGCTACCGTTCGAGGCGGTCGATCCGGCCACTCACGCACCGCTGCCCGTCAGTCGTTATCGCGCGATGGCGTGCGCGCGCCAACTATTCGTGTTCGCGCAGGCCGGCCACACCGCGCACGCGGCCACGCTGTTCGATTCGCTGTGCAGCCGCTTCCGCGATCCGGTCCACGGCGGGTGGTTCTACAGCGTCGACGCGCATGGCGCGCCGCTCGACACGACGAAAGACCTCTACACGCACGCGTTCGTCGTGTTCGCGTGCGCCGCATGGCATGCCGCGTCGGGCGACGCCGCCGCCCGGACAGTCGCCGAGGACACCGCCGTACTGATCCAGGACCGCTTCGCGCCGCAGCGGGGCGATGCGCTGCTCGACGCCGCGCGTCACGCCGATTTCTCGTCGTCGGGCAGCGGCGCGCTGCAAAATCCGCTGATGCACCTGACCGAAGCGTGGCTCGCCGCCGCCGACGCGTTCGGCGACGCGGCCTTCGACGATGCGCTCGCGCGCACCGCGCAGGCCGTCGAGCACACGTTCGTCGATCCCGCGACCGGTTGCGTCGCCGAGTTGCCGCTGGGCGCGGCCGGCAACCGCTTCGAGCCGGGCCATCAGTTCGAATGGTTCTACCTGGTCGATGCGGCCGGCGCGCGGCTCGCGCAAACCGGGCTGCCACACGCATTGGCGCGCGCATTCGCGTTCGCGGAACGGCACGGCATCGATTCGCAGACGGGCGCCGTGTGCGCGGCGCTCGACGCGCAAGGCGCGTGCATCGACACCACGCAGCGGATCTGGGCGCAGACTGAATACCTGCGCGCGCTCGCGACGCACGGCGGCACGCCGGCGTCCGCACCGCTTGCGCGGCAGATCGAGCGATTCGCCGCGCGCTTCCTGCATCCGCGCGGCTGGTTCGAGTGCAAGGCGGCGGATGGACAGGTGTCGCGCGCGGACATGCCGTCGACCACGCCCTACCACCTCGCGACCGCCTACGCCGCGCTGCCCGCCGCCTCGTAA
- a CDS encoding CaiB/BaiF CoA transferase family protein, whose amino-acid sequence MSLGVPLSGVHIVEFEGLGPGPLAAWMLAGMGARITLIARPAGRTSAPAALHGRDGDLLREGKTVVELDLKTAAGHAAALALIAQADALIEGLRPGVMERLGLGPDDCARANPKLVYGRMTGWGQHGPLASSAGHDLNYVALTGLLSLSAPRDGRPGVPPTVVGDAGGALGLAFGIVCALFDVRGGGPGRVVDGAIVDIVSMLGSLALWARANGQLDGAQPSLFHDAPFYDVYRCADGEYVTIGALEPPFYALLIERLRLTDVDPASQYDRARWPALKARFAEVFAQLPSAHWRALLEGTDACFAPVLSVAEAVTHPHNAARGIYRTDAAGNVRARVAPRFMPLKADGTV is encoded by the coding sequence ATGTCGCTTGGGGTTCCGCTCTCCGGCGTCCATATCGTCGAATTCGAAGGCCTCGGCCCCGGCCCGCTCGCCGCATGGATGCTGGCCGGAATGGGCGCCCGCATCACGCTGATCGCGCGACCGGCCGGCCGCACCAGCGCGCCCGCCGCGCTGCACGGACGCGACGGCGACCTGCTCCGCGAAGGCAAGACCGTCGTCGAACTCGATCTGAAAACCGCGGCCGGCCACGCCGCGGCGCTCGCGCTGATCGCGCAGGCCGACGCGCTGATCGAAGGCCTGCGGCCCGGCGTCATGGAGCGCCTCGGCCTCGGTCCCGACGATTGCGCACGCGCGAATCCGAAGCTCGTGTACGGACGGATGACCGGCTGGGGCCAGCACGGCCCGCTCGCATCGTCTGCCGGACACGACCTCAACTACGTGGCGCTGACAGGGCTGCTTTCGTTGTCCGCGCCGCGCGACGGACGACCCGGCGTGCCGCCGACCGTCGTCGGCGACGCGGGCGGCGCGCTCGGGCTTGCGTTCGGAATCGTCTGCGCGTTGTTCGACGTGCGCGGCGGCGGACCGGGGCGTGTGGTCGACGGCGCGATCGTCGACATCGTGTCGATGCTCGGCTCGCTCGCATTGTGGGCTCGCGCGAACGGGCAGCTCGACGGCGCGCAGCCCAGTCTCTTCCACGATGCGCCGTTCTACGACGTGTATCGCTGCGCCGACGGCGAATACGTGACGATCGGCGCGCTCGAGCCGCCGTTCTATGCACTGCTGATCGAGCGGCTCAGGTTGACCGACGTCGATCCGGCGTCGCAGTACGACCGCGCGCGCTGGCCGGCGCTGAAGGCGCGATTCGCCGAAGTGTTCGCGCAGCTGCCGTCCGCGCACTGGCGCGCGCTGCTCGAAGGGACGGACGCATGCTTCGCACCGGTGCTGAGCGTGGCCGAGGCGGTGACGCATCCGCACAATGCGGCGCGCGGGATCTATCGTACCGATGCGGCCGGCAACGTCCGGGCGCGCGTGGCGCCGCGATTTATGCCGTTGAAGGCGGATGGAACGGTATAG
- a CDS encoding MgtC/SapB family protein gives MLSNLELVMRLVLAAALGSVIGFERERLSWAAGLRTHMLVCVGSTLIMIVSAFGFADVLGRSDHVVLDPSRIAAQVVSGIGFLGAGSILLRGEIVRGLTTAASLWSVAAIGLAVGGGLYVASISATVIILIILAGIKPLERRYFTVRQRRQFTLTVVGGALTFDSLHAALGPDSARVKQFIVQRADDTGEHDEVRIALARVSDLEYRAICDKLRALPCVTRFDEGNGVPGDE, from the coding sequence ATGCTCAGCAATCTGGAACTCGTGATGCGGCTGGTTCTCGCGGCTGCGCTTGGCAGCGTCATCGGCTTCGAGCGCGAGCGTCTGTCGTGGGCGGCCGGCCTGCGTACGCACATGCTCGTGTGCGTCGGCTCGACGCTGATCATGATCGTGTCGGCCTTCGGTTTCGCGGACGTGCTCGGCCGCAGCGATCACGTCGTGCTCGATCCGTCGCGGATTGCGGCGCAGGTGGTGTCGGGCATCGGCTTCCTGGGCGCGGGCTCGATCCTGCTGCGCGGCGAGATCGTGCGCGGGCTGACGACGGCTGCGAGCCTGTGGTCGGTCGCCGCGATCGGCCTCGCGGTAGGCGGCGGTCTCTATGTCGCGTCGATTTCCGCGACGGTGATCATTCTCATCATCCTCGCCGGCATCAAGCCGCTCGAGCGACGCTACTTCACGGTGCGCCAGCGCCGACAGTTCACGCTGACCGTGGTCGGCGGCGCGCTGACGTTCGATTCGCTGCACGCGGCGCTCGGCCCGGACAGCGCACGCGTGAAGCAGTTCATCGTGCAGCGCGCCGACGACACGGGCGAGCACGACGAGGTGCGCATCGCACTCGCGCGCGTATCGGACCTCGAATATCGCGCGATCTGCGACAAGCTGCGCGCGCTGCCATGCGTGACGCGCTTCGACGAAGGCAACGGCGTGCCGGGCGACGAATAG
- the prpF gene encoding 2-methylaconitate cis-trans isomerase PrpF, which produces MAHIPQIRIPATYMRGGTSKGVFFRLQDLPDAAQTAGAARDALLLRVIGSPDPYGKQIDGMGGATSSTSKTVIVSKSTRPGHDVDYLFGQVAIDKAFVDWTGNCGNLSAAVGPFAIAGGLVDASRVPRDGIATVRIWQANIGKTIIAHVPIVNGAVQETGDFELDGVTFPAAEVQLEFMDPAAEEEGAGGSMFPTGNLVDDLAVPGIGTLKATMINAGIPTIFVEAEAIGYTGTELQDAINGDPKALEKFETIRAHGALRMGLIDTLDEIATRQHTPKVAFVAKPADYVASSGKRVNAGDVDLLVRAMSMGKLHHAMMGTAAVAIGTAAAIPGTLVNLAAGGGERNAVRFGHPSGTLRVGAQARFENGEWTVTKAIMSRSARVLMEGWVRVPGDAF; this is translated from the coding sequence ATGGCTCACATTCCTCAAATCAGGATTCCCGCGACGTACATGCGCGGCGGCACCAGCAAGGGCGTGTTTTTCCGGCTGCAGGATCTGCCGGATGCCGCGCAGACAGCGGGCGCCGCGCGCGACGCGCTGCTGCTGCGCGTGATCGGCAGCCCCGATCCGTACGGCAAGCAGATCGACGGGATGGGCGGCGCGACGTCGTCGACCAGCAAGACCGTGATCGTGTCGAAGAGCACGCGGCCCGGCCACGACGTCGATTACCTGTTCGGGCAGGTCGCGATCGACAAGGCGTTCGTCGACTGGACCGGCAATTGCGGGAACCTGTCGGCGGCAGTCGGCCCGTTCGCAATCGCCGGCGGTCTCGTCGACGCGTCGCGCGTGCCGCGCGACGGTATCGCGACCGTGCGGATCTGGCAGGCGAACATCGGCAAGACGATCATCGCGCATGTGCCGATCGTGAACGGCGCGGTGCAGGAGACGGGCGACTTCGAGCTCGACGGCGTCACGTTCCCGGCCGCCGAAGTGCAGCTCGAGTTCATGGACCCGGCCGCGGAAGAAGAAGGCGCGGGCGGCTCGATGTTTCCGACCGGCAATCTCGTCGACGATCTCGCGGTGCCCGGCATCGGCACGTTGAAGGCGACGATGATCAACGCGGGGATTCCGACCATCTTCGTCGAAGCCGAAGCGATCGGCTACACCGGCACGGAATTGCAGGATGCGATCAACGGCGATCCGAAGGCGCTCGAGAAATTCGAGACGATCCGCGCGCACGGTGCGCTGCGCATGGGGCTGATCGACACGCTCGACGAGATCGCGACGCGTCAGCACACGCCGAAGGTCGCGTTCGTCGCGAAGCCGGCCGACTATGTCGCGTCGAGCGGCAAGCGCGTGAACGCGGGCGACGTCGATTTGCTGGTGCGGGCGATGTCGATGGGCAAGCTCCACCACGCGATGATGGGCACGGCGGCGGTCGCGATCGGCACGGCCGCAGCGATCCCCGGCACGCTTGTCAACCTCGCGGCGGGCGGCGGCGAACGCAACGCGGTGCGCTTCGGCCATCCGTCGGGCACGCTGCGCGTCGGCGCGCAAGCGCGGTTCGAGAACGGCGAATGGACGGTGACGAAGGCGATCATGAGCCGCAGCGCGCGCGTGCTGATGGAAGGCTGGGTGCGGGTGCCGGGGGATGCGTTCTGA